The following proteins are co-located in the Desulfatitalea tepidiphila genome:
- a CDS encoding magnesium chelatase — translation MPQDKPATFGELKHIVPRLPNIRQEMRGNLIRKLKNRERLFPDMIGYDDTVMPALINAILCGHNIIFLGERGQGKSRMIRRMIDFLDEEMPAVAGCPIHDDPFHPICSACRQRKAELGDALPITYIPRDRRLVEKLATSDVSTADLIGEVDPIKIARGRTLDDESAIHFGLVPRAHRGIFAINELPDLAEKIQVAFFNIMEESDFQIKGFPVRLPLDIFIVATANPEDYTNRGRIITPLKDRFDAQIRTHYPRKRQHEIEIMAQEARGLSVDGIDVQVPDFMKEILAEITFQARASSDINQHSGVSCRVSIRSYEAVLGSAVRRCLELDEKLAVPRITDIDMTFPAISGKIELEYQVPDGSGDDIVADLARRAIKNVFDGYFQLEGLTGIIDAFEKGMSVEISRFQPSDAYLDGLKFIPGMQAAVERLTGLDSAPRVAAALEFVLEGLHLSNKLNREALENGVRYK, via the coding sequence ATGCCCCAGGACAAACCCGCTACCTTCGGGGAGCTCAAACACATCGTCCCGCGTCTGCCCAACATCCGCCAGGAGATGCGAGGCAACCTCATCCGTAAACTCAAAAACAGGGAGCGCCTCTTTCCGGATATGATCGGTTATGACGACACCGTGATGCCCGCCTTGATCAACGCGATCCTCTGCGGACACAACATTATTTTTCTCGGTGAACGGGGTCAGGGAAAAAGCCGTATGATCCGGCGCATGATCGATTTTTTGGACGAAGAGATGCCCGCCGTGGCGGGCTGCCCCATTCATGACGACCCCTTCCATCCCATCTGCAGCGCATGCCGTCAGCGCAAGGCCGAGTTGGGCGACGCGCTGCCCATCACTTACATTCCCCGGGATCGCCGCCTGGTGGAGAAATTGGCCACCTCGGACGTGAGCACGGCCGATCTGATCGGTGAGGTGGACCCGATCAAAATCGCCAGAGGCCGAACGCTGGACGACGAATCGGCCATCCATTTCGGCCTGGTTCCCAGGGCCCATCGAGGGATCTTCGCCATCAACGAGCTGCCCGACCTGGCCGAAAAGATCCAGGTCGCCTTTTTCAATATCATGGAAGAGAGCGATTTCCAGATCAAGGGATTCCCGGTCCGCCTGCCCCTGGACATTTTCATCGTGGCCACGGCCAATCCGGAAGACTATACCAACCGAGGACGCATCATCACCCCGTTGAAGGATCGCTTCGATGCCCAGATTCGCACCCATTACCCACGGAAGCGGCAGCACGAAATCGAGATCATGGCACAGGAGGCGCGCGGGCTTTCGGTCGACGGCATAGATGTCCAAGTGCCTGATTTCATGAAGGAGATACTAGCTGAAATCACATTTCAAGCGCGCGCCAGTTCCGACATCAACCAGCATTCGGGCGTCAGTTGCCGGGTCTCCATACGCAGTTACGAGGCGGTCTTGGGCAGTGCCGTACGACGTTGCCTGGAGTTGGACGAGAAATTGGCCGTACCCAGGATCACCGATATCGACATGACCTTTCCCGCCATTTCCGGAAAGATCGAGCTGGAATATCAGGTGCCGGACGGCAGCGGTGACGATATCGTGGCGGATCTGGCCCGGCGGGCGATCAAGAACGTGTTCGACGGCTATTTTCAGTTGGAAGGATTGACCGGGATCATCGACGCCTTCGAAAAGGGCATGAGCGTGGAGATATCCCGCTTTCAGCCGTCGGACGCCTATCTCGACGGCTTGAAATTCATCCCGGGGATGCAGGCGGCCGTCGAGCGGCTGACCGGCCTCGACAGCGCCCCGCGGGTCGCCGCGGCCCTCGAATTCGTGTTGGAAGGACTTCACCTGTCCAACAAGCTCAATCGTGAAGCCCTGGAAAACGGAGTGCGTTACAAATGA
- a CDS encoding VWA domain-containing protein codes for MKFWRYSRWDGTQPPFDHRRKEMIDHFMENIMKGMSPGTSLAQMLWEGFPLAGMDFRVMGLEEMVAALEEQKDDLFSTYTLEKIFEQPMEDFRFLLQNEAMKRREIDAKPPPSYDSLPPGLLEKLHSLKAFDFIDDESRRMHDAWQTRRQDIRDLYDFYSEYADRFYGEQELDFDKALALMRQFQELDRLQRKLLSGRLEAIDPEQLRRMLGDDAQTSFNILLQLPPTLSGEGLVQGAGGRLEMTPRGLRRLGESAFGRLFYPIQKDRRGEHQGHAPQTGDLLPDSSHAYRYGDRFDLDLTRTLLQSIPRGATPAGAIALDPDGFFVREREQLVTTTTVVLLDLSWSMSRDGRFEAAKKVALALDHYIRSRFPKDKVHTIGFSTEAVELKGRELAMAVWDAYRPFTNLQGALQLAMQLIKRSGNRNNRVLVITDGQPTAYYVHDELHVEFPETINGLSRNACMATLAEVRRVTAQGMHIDTFMLDDSPVLLEFTREMARINKGRAVLCRPGKLGELILVEEIKRRGGRT; via the coding sequence ATGAAGTTTTGGCGTTACAGCCGCTGGGACGGCACCCAGCCACCGTTCGACCATCGCAGGAAAGAGATGATCGACCACTTCATGGAAAACATCATGAAGGGCATGTCGCCCGGCACGTCGCTGGCACAGATGCTTTGGGAGGGGTTTCCCCTGGCGGGCATGGACTTCCGGGTCATGGGGCTCGAAGAGATGGTCGCGGCCCTGGAGGAGCAAAAGGACGATCTGTTTTCGACCTACACTCTGGAGAAGATTTTCGAACAGCCCATGGAAGATTTCAGGTTTCTTCTCCAGAACGAAGCAATGAAGAGGAGAGAGATCGACGCCAAGCCCCCGCCCTCCTATGATTCGCTGCCGCCCGGCCTCCTGGAAAAGCTGCACAGCTTGAAAGCCTTCGATTTTATTGACGATGAGAGCAGGCGAATGCACGATGCCTGGCAAACGAGACGGCAGGATATTCGCGACCTCTATGACTTTTACAGCGAATATGCCGATCGCTTTTACGGGGAGCAGGAACTGGATTTCGATAAGGCCCTGGCACTCATGCGGCAATTCCAGGAATTGGACCGGCTCCAGCGGAAGCTCTTGAGCGGCCGGCTCGAAGCGATCGATCCCGAACAACTGCGGCGAATGCTCGGTGACGATGCCCAGACCTCCTTCAACATCTTGCTGCAGCTGCCCCCCACCCTCTCCGGGGAAGGGCTGGTGCAGGGAGCGGGCGGACGACTGGAGATGACACCGAGAGGCTTGCGACGATTGGGCGAAAGTGCCTTCGGTCGATTATTTTACCCTATTCAGAAGGATCGGCGGGGAGAGCATCAGGGCCATGCCCCCCAAACCGGGGATCTGCTTCCCGATTCCTCCCATGCCTATCGATATGGTGATCGATTTGACCTGGATTTGACCCGAACCCTTTTACAATCCATACCGCGGGGCGCGACACCGGCAGGGGCCATCGCACTGGACCCCGACGGGTTTTTCGTGCGCGAACGGGAGCAGCTGGTGACCACGACCACCGTGGTGTTGCTCGATCTTTCCTGGTCCATGTCGCGCGACGGCCGATTCGAGGCCGCAAAGAAGGTGGCCCTGGCGCTGGATCACTACATTCGTTCCCGGTTTCCCAAGGACAAGGTGCACACCATCGGTTTTTCTACGGAAGCGGTGGAGCTCAAGGGGCGCGAGCTCGCCATGGCGGTATGGGATGCCTACCGGCCCTTCACCAATCTGCAGGGGGCCCTCCAACTGGCCATGCAGCTGATCAAGCGCAGCGGCAACCGCAACAACCGCGTGCTGGTCATCACCGATGGCCAGCCGACCGCCTACTATGTCCATGACGAGCTGCATGTGGAGTTTCCAGAGACGATCAACGGCCTGAGCCGCAACGCCTGCATGGCGACCCTGGCCGAAGTGCGGCGCGTCACGGCCCAGGGCATGCACATCGACACCTTCATGCTGGACGACAGTCCGGTCTTGTTGGAATTTACCCGCGAAATGGCCCGCATCAACAAGGGTCGGGCCGTGCTCTGCCGGCCGGGCAAGCTGGGCGAACTGATTCTGGTCGAAGAGATCAAACGCAGGGGAGGGCGCACTTAG
- a CDS encoding 4Fe-4S dicluster domain-containing protein codes for MDFWRVPLDAGSINVSQGVVHIIEDRCKGCGYCIEFCPRNVLAFSERFNKKGYHPPELVQPEGCVNCHYCEIICPEFAIFSVAVEAVDGRTG; via the coding sequence ATGGATTTTTGGCGCGTGCCTCTGGATGCGGGAAGCATCAACGTATCGCAAGGCGTGGTTCACATCATCGAGGATCGCTGCAAAGGCTGTGGGTATTGTATCGAATTTTGCCCGCGCAACGTTCTGGCATTTTCCGAACGGTTCAATAAAAAGGGCTACCATCCGCCGGAACTCGTGCAACCGGAGGGGTGTGTCAATTGCCATTACTGTGAAATCATCTGTCCGGAATTCGCCATCTTTTCGGTGGCCGTCGAAGCCGTCGACGGACGGACCGGATAG
- a CDS encoding 2-oxoacid:acceptor oxidoreductase subunit alpha translates to MKPAVLTGEHYMTGDVACAEGAMAAGCRFFGGYPITPATEIAEHMSGRLPDVGGTFIQMEDEIAAMASVLGAAWSGCKSMTATSGPGFSLMMENIGLGVCTETPCVVVNVQRGGPSTGLPTMGAQADMMQARWGSHGDYEIIALAPCSAQEIFYQTITAFNLSERYRTPVFIMTDEMIGHMSEKVIIPPADQITTEWRPKPKGRKDRFLLFKPDANGVAPMPAAGDGYNVHVTGLTHDEKGYPVMSVEAQEEMMARIKRKILGNRDDIIMTEAHGLDDADIVLVSYGISARTSMAAMQQARVQGLKVGLLRLITVWPFAEDLIQRLAERVKGFVTVEVNLGQIHLEVLRAAAGRAPCHLVGHSGGTIISPDQVLAKIKEVF, encoded by the coding sequence ATGAAACCAGCTGTACTTACCGGAGAGCATTACATGACGGGCGACGTGGCCTGTGCCGAAGGCGCCATGGCGGCCGGTTGCCGATTTTTCGGCGGCTACCCGATCACACCGGCCACGGAGATCGCCGAACACATGTCCGGCCGGCTGCCCGATGTGGGCGGCACCTTCATCCAGATGGAGGACGAGATCGCGGCCATGGCATCGGTGCTCGGCGCGGCCTGGTCGGGATGCAAGAGCATGACCGCCACATCGGGGCCGGGTTTCAGCCTGATGATGGAAAACATCGGGCTGGGCGTCTGCACCGAAACCCCCTGCGTGGTGGTCAATGTGCAGCGCGGTGGGCCCTCCACCGGCCTTCCCACCATGGGGGCCCAGGCCGACATGATGCAGGCGCGCTGGGGTTCCCACGGCGACTACGAGATCATCGCCCTGGCCCCCTGTTCGGCCCAGGAGATTTTCTATCAGACCATCACCGCGTTCAACCTGAGCGAGCGCTACCGCACACCGGTGTTCATCATGACCGATGAGATGATCGGCCACATGAGCGAGAAGGTGATTATCCCGCCGGCCGATCAGATCACGACCGAATGGCGGCCCAAACCCAAGGGTCGCAAGGATCGTTTCCTGCTCTTCAAGCCCGACGCGAACGGTGTGGCGCCCATGCCGGCGGCCGGCGATGGCTACAATGTCCACGTCACCGGATTGACCCACGACGAAAAGGGCTATCCCGTGATGTCGGTGGAGGCCCAAGAGGAGATGATGGCGCGCATCAAGCGCAAGATCCTGGGCAACCGCGACGACATCATCATGACCGAGGCGCATGGCCTGGATGACGCCGACATCGTGCTGGTGTCCTATGGCATTTCGGCCCGCACCAGCATGGCCGCCATGCAGCAGGCGCGGGTCCAGGGCCTCAAGGTCGGCCTGCTGCGGCTGATCACGGTCTGGCCCTTTGCCGAAGATCTTATTCAGCGGTTGGCCGAAAGGGTCAAGGGATTCGTGACCGTCGAAGTGAACCTGGGGCAGATTCACCTGGAAGTGCTGCGCGCCGCCGCCGGCAGGGCGCCCTGTCACCTGGTCGGCCATTCGGGGGGTACCATCATCTCGCCGGACCAGGTGTTGGCCAAGATAAAGGAGGTGTTCTGA
- a CDS encoding 2-oxoacid:ferredoxin oxidoreductase subunit beta codes for MSATAQASVMAPPEHPLEDLIRSDRIPHIWCPGCGIGTAFAACLTAMKASGIDLQKTCMVSGIGCSGRAAGYVKLDSFHTTHGRAIPFATGLKLGNPELNVVVFSGDGDLFAIGGNHFIHAARRNMDLTVICLNNLNYGMTGGQVAATTPHLARTTTTPVGNPESPFNLPLLAWASGATYVARWTVLHTRELTDCIKKAITKSGFSFIEVLGPCPVNYGRRNREKPLETLKLYRDQTIIRNNADPGDLEVDFTKKVVLGEFVDKERATCIENYDRTCRPAL; via the coding sequence ATGTCCGCCACCGCCCAAGCATCTGTCATGGCTCCGCCGGAGCATCCCCTCGAGGACCTGATCCGTTCGGACCGTATCCCCCACATCTGGTGCCCGGGCTGCGGCATCGGTACGGCCTTTGCGGCGTGTCTCACGGCCATGAAGGCCAGCGGCATCGATCTGCAGAAAACCTGCATGGTTTCGGGAATCGGCTGTTCGGGCCGGGCCGCCGGCTACGTGAAGCTCGATTCGTTTCACACCACCCACGGCCGGGCCATTCCATTCGCCACCGGACTGAAGCTCGGTAACCCGGAACTCAACGTGGTGGTCTTCAGCGGCGACGGCGATCTGTTCGCCATCGGCGGTAACCATTTCATCCATGCCGCCCGGCGCAACATGGACCTGACGGTCATCTGCCTCAACAACCTCAACTACGGCATGACCGGCGGCCAGGTGGCGGCCACCACCCCGCATCTGGCGCGCACCACCACCACCCCGGTGGGCAATCCCGAATCCCCGTTCAATCTGCCCCTGCTGGCCTGGGCTTCGGGGGCGACCTACGTGGCCCGCTGGACCGTGCTGCATACGCGCGAGCTGACCGATTGCATCAAAAAGGCGATCACCAAGAGCGGTTTTTCCTTTATCGAGGTATTGGGGCCCTGCCCGGTCAACTATGGACGGCGCAACCGGGAAAAGCCCCTCGAAACCCTCAAGCTCTACCGTGATCAGACCATTATCCGGAATAACGCCGATCCCGGCGATCTGGAGGTGGATTTCACCAAGAAGGTGGTGCTGGGTGAATTCGTGGACAAGGAGCGGGCCACCTGTATCGAAAACTACGACCGAACCTGCCGCCCGGCATTATGA
- a CDS encoding 2-oxoacid:acceptor oxidoreductase family protein, producing MYKQITITGFGGQGVILAGRIMGEAAAILDHLESTLVQSYGPESRGGACSAQVTIADGPIYFPYIQNPDILVCLSQSGYDKHAATLKKDGVLIVEQDLVKPEGGRDYFAVPCTRFAEELGNKMMANIIMVGFFTAITGAISLEAARATVEKSVPKATIEKNVKAFERGWEYAQATLKGRREKAAGRIGVVA from the coding sequence ATGTACAAACAGATCACGATAACCGGTTTCGGTGGCCAGGGGGTGATCCTGGCCGGCCGCATCATGGGCGAGGCGGCCGCCATCCTGGACCACCTGGAGAGCACCCTGGTGCAATCCTATGGGCCCGAGTCGCGCGGCGGCGCCTGCAGTGCCCAGGTGACCATTGCCGATGGACCGATCTATTTCCCCTACATTCAGAACCCCGATATCCTGGTGTGCCTCTCCCAGTCGGGCTACGACAAGCACGCGGCCACACTCAAAAAGGACGGTGTGTTGATCGTCGAGCAGGACCTGGTCAAGCCCGAAGGCGGGCGGGACTATTTCGCCGTGCCATGCACCCGGTTCGCCGAAGAGTTGGGCAACAAGATGATGGCCAATATCATCATGGTTGGATTTTTCACGGCCATCACCGGTGCCATTTCATTGGAGGCCGCCCGCGCTACCGTGGAGAAATCGGTGCCCAAGGCCACCATCGAGAAGAACGTCAAGGCCTTTGAACGCGGCTGGGAGTATGCCCAGGCCACCCTCAAGGGGCGGCGCGAAAAAGCCGCGGGACGGATAGGAGTCGTGGCATGA